A stretch of DNA from Hydra vulgaris chromosome 03, alternate assembly HydraT2T_AEP:
acaatatttattgcaATTACATTTCGTAAACATAAATACATTcataaatgcatataaaaatagTACTGGTTATTTAACATATTCAGGGATATCCCTGAACTAGTGTGCACTGTTGAtactctcgagtccttaataCGAGAGAGGGGGAGGGAACTTTTTTGTGTtacaataatgtaaaaattgattttttataaaaaattcagtttataaatctaaactaatatttttcagaaaacacgcataaaaatatttaattctagCATGGCTTGTGGTCAAATCCGCATTTTCTAACAgcctttttataattatttcaataggatttaatatgctgataaaagttttaaactttggCGAGAAATAAACCAAAAGCTCATTTTTTGACAAGTCGAGATTTACTTGGTCAGCGATTTTTAAGCCTGATTAcattgaaagtttttgtttttatcagtgactgaaataattattttctaatttttaaggcCAATTTTTGCTGATTTTTTGTAGTTGacgataacaagtaaaaattaataaacaatggGGAATGAGAGGGGAGGGGGAGAGGATAAGGAGGGGAAATTTCCAAAAACTTAATTAATgaccccccccccacacacacactttATTAAAGACTCAAGAGCAAgtggttttaattttgcaaattttcattaataaaatttacattattaattattaacaactGGGAAGTAAAATTAATCTAAGTAAAAACAGTCAATGTAAGgaaaacctaataaaaatttagctaTTTACTGTGACGTTTTTCTCTTAACTATTTCTGTAGCTAATGTTATGTAATGCATCAAAACACCTCACCAAACacattatttatgaaatttaattattgctAATTCTAAAATTATGACATATTTTGAACAAAGTATGAAAAGCATATTTTGTTAAGtttgtaacaaattttattactgcaaaaaaaaaaaaaaataaaaaaaaaaaaaaaaaacctttcaatGACTCAAGTTTATGTGTATGTTTATGcagcatttaattttgaaattttatgttatttttataaaatgaaaagtatttaaaagggATGTTGAATAATTGATTGATAATTAAGCGcattttatacttttagtttTACCTGATTTTCTGATATGGAAACTCCAGTTCCTTTACTTCCGTAGTGTTCAGCagcaaaatttacaaaagttcCCCAGCCACAACCAATATCAAGATGCTTATCGCCAGGTTTCATAAGGATCTAAAAATGGTTGCACTATCGAAAtttattcattataaatttaaacatgagaacataaaattatagtataaaagtataacttaagcaaatgagagaaaaaaaactaagtacCCTTTTACAAACTTCTTTGATTTTGTTAATTTGCATCTCTTCAAGAGTCTCATCCTCTCTACAGCGAATACCTGATGTATAAACCATTAAAGGACCAAGAAACGCTTCATAGAAATCATTGCCACGATCATAATGATCTGTAACCTGATCATGATCTTGCACTTTAAAATGCAGCATCTCTGGCACAAATTtacataagaaaaattttaaatgccacCATTGTAATTTGTAGACCACATATTCATGACGACGTTCCAAACATTGGAGTAGATCaagtttgaaattaattttaccaTCAGCATAAAGCTCATACAAATCACGAATAGGGATGTATTTTCCACTGTGCTTGGCTTTAGCAGTTTCGTCAACAAATTCTACATAATGATCTATTTTGCTTGATTCTTTTTTCTCTTGAAACAAGTGATAGAGAAAATTGCACACACCAAGAAATGATGCAAATACAGGAACAAATGTAATCAAAAATGTGAcaggtaaaatataaaaaggaaaatttaaataatagcaTATCATAAATGAAGCAACAGTGTTAAAGaacaaaagctttttaaagGTCACTTTTTCCCAAGTTTTCTCATCAGGAAGACAAATAGACTTTGAAAACCCATTTTGCTTTCCATTAGCATTACCATTCAATTTATGCATAACTCCATTTCCGTTGGAGACAATTGAGTCTACAGTTTTTGCTGAACTTGGTGCCATTTTTCAGGATTTAAAagtctataatttttttgctataaaacaagttaaaaatataagtaattaGTCATGAAAACACTtaaatatacatgtatgtatgcatgtatgtatgtatgtatgcatgtatctatatctatatatatatatatatatatatatatatatatatatatatatatatatatatatatatatatatatatatatatatatatatttatgtatatatatatatatatatatatatatatatatatatatatatatatatatatatatatatatatatatatatatatatatattataacagaATATATGATATTATCATAAATACATAATACAAATTTGTTGTTAACTTGGGAAGTGCAAATACAAATACaagctgcataaaaaaatttcacattgttaaataaaaaaatgcttatcaCGTTTAAAACGTGATTAAATGTTACAGATGTGAACCTTCtagaaacattttaacttttaaactataactataaacaacttttaaactatAACTATAAAGGTATACTAACTTCATTTAAGATATTTTCTAGGTCAACTCATGCTTTTGCTATTCATCAAACAAATCGCATGGTCGAAGAACATGGTTATTAATTCTGATTGGTTAGTTGAATACGGCCCGATTAGAAAGTAATCTTACAGCTTTATTCCATTGTGATTGTTTCTCAGTcgtcatatttaaaaattataatgattaaGTAtgagttatattatttaattgtttatgtaTAAtgcatttactttaaaaaaatgtccttTAATACATTGAAAATGTCATTAAACTCTTAAATTGTATACAGCCTTTTTTGATTGTTAGTTGTAAACGGTTCGTACGTGCTCATAATTTGTGTAACGGGTTTTTAtcaaattgaataataattaatttatatatatatatatatatttatatatatatatatatatatatatatatatatatatatatatatatatatgtatatatatatatatatatatatatatatgtatatatatatatatatatatatatatatatatatatatatgtatatatatatatatatatatatatatatatatatatatatatatatatatatatatatatatatatatatatatatatatatatataaagccaCTAGTTGAAAAACCTTTGGCTTTGCAAAGTAATTACAATATGACGTCTTATTCGAAAATATTTGagttaaacataataaaaaattaattttcatttgaaaattatgGCGCTAGCTGGTTATTTACTTGACTTTCTAcaatactttacttttttagttttaataaccGTTATATATCGTTTCGCGCGTATATACTTTTTCTGTATTGCAAAATATCgtctaaatattgtatttagACGATATTTAATTAAACCCAAACCGCAAACAgccaaacaaaaaaacaaaaaattttaaattagccGTCGACTTTTTGATGactaaaaaagatcaaaagacTAAACCTAACCATTATCCAAACCAACCAACCAACCTAACCAAAACAGTTGTAAATTTAATCTCTATTGTCTGTTGATTTATACGTTTTATTGTAtacaaattattaacaaaattatttatcataaaattacAAAAGCATCTGCTTccctaaattttatattttaaatttctaattagttttcaatttctaaataatttcaataaataaaaacgtattagcaatagttttcaaaaagaacttttattagCAGATCGCACTTTTCATTAACATTGCTATAGATAATAAGTagcaattttaagtaaaaatcatAAAGACATTTTAAGGAATCAatgattttgttgttgttgtattgGACAAACATATGAATGCATGAATATAAAGATATTGGATTATTTTATGGCATGAACATTTTTCTCTTTATGTTTGCTACGATCGCTATACTATACAATACAATTGttataattcataaatttttcttaattatttttcaaagtaaacATTCTATATAACATTTTGAAAACTAcgatattgtttttaaacaacggTTTCTCACattctctttatatatatatagatatatatatatatatatatatatatatatatatatatatatatatatatatatatatatatatatatatatatatatatatataaatatatatatatatacatatatatataaacaaataataaaactactaATCAATTTCCGTTCCGTAACGAtccaaaatacaaatataaaccgTAACGTCCACTAAACAAATCGTagcaaaattaaacattttactaCTTGCCTGATGATTGTGGTAACACATGAGATTCAGAGTTGcagtattaaattatattataaacattaacatTTAGCTAATTTCTGGTACTGCGggtaaaagtaatatatatatatatatatacaacccttaGATGTTGTCCGAAAGTTTTTTCgatattttgttgacaaaaagtaaaaattaaaatgcaagaccggaatttttttttttttaataatgatagactgcctgccccaaccaaacccttagtcgatgtagcagcactcccttgcgggtcaggctatttgtcagtcgatatagcagcactcccttgcgagtcaggctacttgtcagtcgatgtagcagcactcccttgcgagtcaggctatttgtcagtcgatgtagcagcactcccttgcgagtcaggctataagatagtcgatgtagcaacactccgcgcatgatttacagtaaaaaaaataaaaataaaaacattttattaaaaaaaataaaaataaaaacattttattaaaaaaaataaaaaaaaaacattgtttatattgttaaaaacattcacaatgtttttaaaacattctggtCAATTAAATTTgcgtttttgtggtttttttaaaaaacgattaatttgtaattaaattaatggtTTTTACTTTCGTCCAACACGGAAATGTTGGACGaaagttaaaagtaattaaaagtgaCGTATATGTTGGCGTAAGAATCACTTTTTTCCTTCCGCTCTTCCCAAAGCCAACAAACTatagatctatatatatatatatatatatatatatatatatatatatatatatatatatatatatatatatatatatatatatatatatatagtagataTATTACTTTTACCCGCAGTAccaggaattagctaaatgttaatgtttataatataatttaatactgCAACTCTGAATCTCATGTGTTACCACAATCATCAGGCAAGtagtaaaatgtttaattttgctACGATTTGTTTAGTGGACGTTAcggtttatatttgtattttggaTCGTTACGGAACGGAAATTGATtagtagttttattatttgtttatatatatatgtatatatatatatatatatatatatttatatatatatatatatttatatatatatatatatatatatatatatatatatatatatatatatatatttatatatatatatatcagggccaTAGCGACCGGGGGAGGCAGCAGGGGCATTtgctcccccccccccaaaaatttttaaaataaaaaatttttgaagaaaatgactgaaaaaatagcaataaaaaaataaagaaaaaaaggtcCTTAGAACTATTTCGAGGTAGTGCTGCCTCcccaatataatttttcttccTACGGgcctttatatgtatatatatatatatatatatatatatatatatatatatatatatatatatatatatatatatatatatatatatatatatatatatatatatgtatatatatatatatatatacatatataaattgataCAGAATCGTGTCTAGGCTacctcacacacacacacgcaaacacacacacacaaattgGGGAGGGTCTAGCGATTTTAGGAGATCTATTTGCAAATCTAGAGGCCCGTCTGGAAGTTTAaggagcttttttttattattactaataccttctgatgattttttaaagaaattagggCCACTAGCACTGTAAAATAATACGGCAATGTAATAAAATCACCTAAAAGTGTAATCATGTGATTATAATAAACGAAAGTGTATACGTATTTATGTTTAAGATTATTATGCAATCAAAGTAAGAAAAATCTtagcaaaatataataaattgacTAGAATGTTTTATCtcattttagcaaattttttctatcaaataataatgtaatagtTATTATTGTGTTTCCTAAAtaagagaaaaattataaatttaatgttaaacaattcaaaagataaaaataaaaaagcgaTACCAAAATCAGCGACgtcaacaaataattttgcgGTATTAACAACACAAGATCAAAATGCGTCTAAAAAACGGTCAGCATATTTATTTATGGTCACTGATCCTCAACAGATAAATTTTgtgacaaaattttttctgttactaAATATTAAAGCGATGAAAACTTTTCTATCCAtcgtattttaatttaacattgaCGTTGTATTAAAAGCGCgctttgttttaacttttggGTTCCGCTTAACAATTTTCTATATTAGTCCGAGTCTCCATCGTTTTGCTGCAAATACATCAAGAATAAATCCAAACAGcaatttttagttgatttacAAGCTTACAGAGTGCtttaaatattctatttaaCGAAGTTATTTTATCAATCGAAAACACGTgtttgatatttgttaatataaagGCAAAGGCAGATGTTAAAACTCCTCGGCGATAAAATTTACTAGCGGATTCGTTATGGACGCTATATTAATAGTACGCAGTTGAAGCCATActgtaaatgttttatttaatacaattataaattttcaatagtttataaacataaataaaccgTTTAagttaactattaaaaaacttcctaacaaaagaaaacaaaagctATCGTTAAAAATTTACcacaacaaattattttataaaaatcttgttttctCCATTCATCGTCATTCATTCAACGTTATCTGAGCAAAACATTGTaggattaaaaagttttaatctaTGCGAAAGAATTGTTTAGTAAAGAATGCGTTTTATATAGGAGTTCAAAGTCTATCGTTCGATCACCGACTGAAATAGCAAAACTTTGAACTCATTGAAAAGTTTGAGATATCATTGGAATTTTGTAATACAAGATTACGCAACAAAATTCTTGAATTTAAGTAATCAAAGGATAAAAATGATctgtagataaaaatatatttttgtagtcATCACCAAGTgtgtttttaatagaaaatttatttattattatttttttaaataatgtcattatcggtttatttttttcacatttatgtcaaaagagttatttttattaaaacacatCTTGAGATAGGGTGGGGACGGGGGGCGAGGGTGGTGACATAACAAGGAGTATAAATTGCcacttggaaaaaaaaattgcatttttaacagaatacttgCTTATCTTAAGATTTATCAATGGTCAtttacacttgaacataaaccacatttaaaatgacataatgtcgttttaactttttaaatcatccaaatttagtttcaaaatattttaaaactctaacaataaaatatgaatataagcTCATTTTTTCTGAATGAGAGTCAAACTGCagaataaattctttttagGGCGAATGAGTAAGTGAATAAGTGAGTgaacaaaactcattttatgATGAATGAGTGAGTAAATGAACAAGTAAATGAAATTCATTTCTTTTAGAGTTTAAAGTAGTAAAAGATATTAGGCTTTTTTTGAcctatttaatttttgacaCCTAACTTCCTCGCAAGACTGCTCTTCCTCTGAAAGAAATGCTTTATTTGATCTGTTGATATTGTTATACAAGTTAGACCACATTTGCCTTGCTAGTGCTGCCCGCAAATCGAAAAACTTCTTTTccgctaaatttttttttatgcgaGACAACAAGATTTccttaagattaaaaaaattaatgttaattacCTAGATCTATTTTAGGGCGTTCTTTGTTTTATACAACACCCCAAATATGGATGCGTATAAGGACgcttctaaaaaaatgtatatatctaaaatgatgtatataatatatatatatatatataatatatatatatatatatataatatatatatatatatatatatatatatatatatatatatatatatatatatatatatatatatatatatatatatatatatatatatatatatatatatatatatatatgtatatatttatattatccttttttttttaggtgccgCAAGCAGACCTAACGATCTTGTTACAGAGCGCTGcgaaagagcatttaactaggaagttcacatCTCCTTCCTAATCAATGGCGCGAAATATCCCCAGACCTCAAACACTGGATCTCTTGCTTCTATAACAATCGCTTTAACCAATGAAAAGGATTGAATGTGAAGTGGTAAAATGATTTAACGCGCAATTGGAAAATGATCGAACGTGCAGTGGAAAATGATCGAACGTGCAGTTAGATCAGTTTTCACTATTAAGCAAAGTTTGAATGAATAAACTTTCTTGTTTAACTTTTGGCTTTGATTGTATTACTagaatgttttacttttttactagaATTGGCGTCTGAATTTGAACTGCTAAAGGATGTACTCTAAATACATTTGCACTGCTATCAATCTTGTTAGACCATAAATTAACATCTTTcatataaacagaaaaatttgTCAGCAAACGTTTCATTAAGCGTTGAtgaaatttctacttttttgcCAGTAAGTGTAATAggtcttttttttcaacaacattaaaaaagtttatttacctTATAAAGTAAGAGTCAAAGGATTCGAGAGTTACTTCTTCTTCTTCATCAACTATAGGCaacaatgttaaataatttagaatttaaatcaCCGTAGATGTATTTAATTAGCTCTCGAGTATTCTTACTTTGTAATTTCGTCCTTGTTTTCTTTTCATTTCTCAATAACGCTCCTCATAACTAAGTTTTGTTTGTGTTCAAATTCACCAGCCACAATTCACCAGCTATTGCGA
This window harbors:
- the LOC100198707 gene encoding uncharacterized protein LOC100198707; amino-acid sequence: MAPSSAKTVDSIVSNGNGVMHKLNGNANGKQNGFSKSICLPDEKTWEKVTFKKLLFFNTVASFMICYYLNFPFYILPVTFLITFVPVFASFLGVCNFLYHLFQEKKESSKIDHYVEFVDETAKAKHSGKYIPIRDLYELYADGKINFKLDLLQCLERRHEYVVYKLQWWHLKFFLCKFVPEMLHFKVQDHDQVTDHYDRGNDFYEAFLGPLMVYTSGIRCREDETLEEMQINKIKEVCKRILMKPGDKHLDIGCGWGTFVNFAAEHYGSKGTGVSISENQIKWAQEKAVKHNTSASTEFLCMDYRDIPHSKYDKITCLEMSEHVGIRLYPRFLKQVYNLLDDNGIFYLQIAGLRRAWKWEDILWGFFMDTYIFPGAEASLPLIFPVGQLESAGFEVHSVETIGVHYSETIKEWYRNWIQPETRKNMSLKYGSRLCRIWEIFLAWSTIIARQGNSTCYMIVAHKNRNEYDRLKFSADRKEII